From the genome of Ectobacillus sp. JY-23, one region includes:
- a CDS encoding TetR/AcrR family transcriptional regulator yields the protein MAIDRRRAVIEAATQSFASFGYKATTMDHVARLANVGKGTIYTFFKNKEELFGEIISHLILEMKAVADECIDSEGTFFENVHRTLYRILEFRKEHQLTIKLVQEEREIGTPEVQEMMRKLDSAIISYISTYLEKAIAKGEIRKCDPEITAFVMLRLYISLIFDWERTRQPLEKEEIAQLFELYLLKGLSK from the coding sequence ATGGCGATAGACCGAAGGCGAGCTGTGATAGAGGCGGCAACACAATCCTTTGCATCATTTGGTTACAAAGCAACGACAATGGATCATGTAGCCCGCTTAGCAAATGTCGGAAAAGGAACCATCTATACATTCTTTAAAAACAAAGAAGAGTTGTTTGGCGAAATCATTTCACATTTAATTTTAGAGATGAAAGCAGTAGCAGACGAATGTATAGACTCTGAAGGAACGTTTTTTGAAAATGTTCACCGTACATTATATCGTATATTGGAATTTCGAAAAGAACACCAGTTAACGATTAAGCTTGTACAAGAGGAAAGAGAAATTGGTACCCCGGAAGTACAAGAAATGATGCGGAAACTGGATAGTGCGATTATCTCATATATCAGTACCTATTTAGAAAAGGCGATTGCTAAGGGCGAAATAAGAAAATGCGATCCTGAAATTACAGCGTTTGTTATGCTTCGCTTGTATATATCGCTCATTTTTGACTGGGAAAGAACACGTCAGCCGCTTGAAAAAGAAGAAATTGCACAGTTGTTCGAGCTGTATTTACTGAAAGGATTATCAAAATGA